The Liquorilactobacillus nagelii DSM 13675 DNA window AGAAGTATTTAAAAAATCTTTCAAATGAAAGCGGTGTTATAGCTGCTTTGGCAATTGATCAACGTGGCTCTTTGAAAAAAATGCTGGCACAAGCAGCTGGAAAGCCTAGTAATGAAACTGATATCGTTGAATTCAAGAAATTGATTTCAAGTGAATTAACTCCGTATGCTTCAGCAATTTTACTTGATCCAGAATATGGATTGCCAGCTGCTGACAAAAGAGCTGCCAATGCTGGGTTATTGATTGCTTATGAGAAAACCGGTTATGACACAACTGAACCGGGGAGAATGCCAGACTTATTAGCGGATTGGTCAGCTTTAAAACTTAAAGAGGCAGGAGCAGATGCAATTAAGTTTATGCTGTATTATGACGTTGATGAACCAGAAGAAATCAATCGGAAAAAGCAGGCATTTGTTGAACGAGTTGGGGCTGAAAGTGCAGCAGCTGGATTACCATTTTTCTTAGAGCTGATGTCATATGATGCTAAGATTGCTGATACTAAGAGTAAAGAATATGCAGCAGTTAAACCGCATAAAGTTAACGCTATGATTAAGGAATTTGCCAAGGATCGTTATTTGGTAGATGTTTTGAAAGTAGAAGTTCCGGTAAATATGGCTTATGTAGCTGGTTACAGTGGAGAAAACGAAGCGGTTTATTCAAAAGAAGAAGCGGCAGAATATTTTAAAGAACAAACAAAAGCAACCAATAATGTGCCATTTATTTTCTTAAGTGCTGGGGTCAGTGCTGAACTTTTCCAAGAGACATTGAAGTTTGCAGCAGCAGCAGGATCAAGCTTTAATGGAGTACTTTGTGGTCGCGCAACATGGCGTGGAGCAATTGAACCGTTTGCCAAGGAAGGAAAAGAAGCCGGAAAACAGTGGTTGGATGATCAGGGACGAAAGAATATAGAGGAATTGAATGATGTTTTAAAGACAACAGCCAACTCTTTATTTGAAAAACTTGATTGATGCTTTAAAGAGAAGCAAACGAGTATTTTATCGAGTGCTTCTCTTATTTTTTGACAAAATTAGGGGATGGAAAAATGATTACGATCGAAAATCAATATTTTCAAGCAGAAATTGATTTACATGGTGCACAATTAACACATCTATATCACAAAAAAGCTGATTTTGATTATCTTTGGAATAACTCAGCTTGGAACAAACATGCGCCCTTACTTTTCCCAGCAATTGGTCGTTCTAATCAGGAACAATATTTATTGAATCATCATCCTTATCCAATGCCGCAGCATGGTTTTATTGCCGATCAGGATTTTCAAGTGATTAGCCAGACTAAGAGTAAAGTTTCTTTGCAGACTGAAGCAACAGCAGCAACTAAAAAGTTTTTTCCATTTGATTTTGTTTTGGAAGTAACTTTTGGTTTAACATCAGTGGGGTTAAAAAGTTTTTTTACAGTAATAAATAATTCAAAGAAAGTTATGCCATTTTCATTGGGGTCACATCCAGCTTTTAATGTACCAATAATTTCCAAAACTGAATTTTCGGATTATTATTTGGAATTTGCGGGAGATTTTGAATTACCTTTAAAAGCTTTTGAAATTATAAAAGCTCCTGCTCCATATCGCACAGGAAAGATTGAAACCTTTGCAAACCAAAAAAGAGTTCCCTTAACACATGATTTGTTTTCGAAAGGATTAAGGATTATTGCTAATCAACAAGTTAAACAAGTAAAATTGGCATCAGACAAAACGGAACATCAAATTATTGTTAAACTGGATGATTTTCCAAATGTTTGTCTTTGGACAAAAGAAGATAAAAATCTGTCGTTCTTATGCATTGAACCCTTTAGTGGATTGCCCGACATTTTGGGAGAACCTGTTGACTGGTATACCAAAGAAGCCAATTTACAGTTGAAACCAGCAAAAAGTAAACAATTGCAGTACGAATTACTATTAAAGTAAGAGGATGATTAAATGACCGATGCGAACACTTTAAATAAATTACAACAGAAAAATTCTGAATATCATATTGAACAAATTAATCAAGCTAATTTCAAAGTATATGGCAATGTATTGTCAGATTATGATTTGACAGAAGTAAAAAGTTTCTTTGCTGAAAATGTATCTTACGGAGAAAATGGAAATTCCTATAATCCATCTAATCAAGAATTAGAAAGAATTTCCGTTATTCAAAAAATTGGGAATGATATTTTTGCCGGAATGAATTTCTCAGCCGGAGAATGTACCGGTCAAGCTCAAAGTTTTTCAGCAGTTGAATATCACCAGGGCAGTGAAGTTAATATTATGTTAACTGATGTTGTAATGGTTTTAGGAAAAAGATCGCAAATTCAAAATGGTTTATTTAATGCAGCAACTGAGGCCAGAATATTTTTTATTCCAGCAGGAACGATAATTGAAATGTATAGCGACACACTGCATTATAGTCCAATTAAAGTGGAAAGCAGTGGTTTCAAAGCTGTCGTGATGGTTTTACAAGGAACTAATCAACCATTGCCGGCCGGTTTTAAATCAACTAATCCTTGGATAGTTAAAAAAAATAAGTTTCAAGCAGCGCATGCAACTAGAAAAGACAAATTAGCGGCTGGTAGTGTGGAAGGCGTTTCAGGTAAATTAATCAAATTAGAGCAAATTTAAAAAATGGGGTGAGTAGATGATTTTAACAGTAACGATGAATCCTTCAATTGATATGGCTTATGATTTATCACAATTAAAGTTAGATCAAGTTAATCGAGCTGCTAATGTGCAAAAAACAGCAGGGGGTAAAGGCTTAAACGTTACCCGCGTAATTAATCAAATGGGACAACCAGTAATTGCAACCGGATTGCTAGGTGGGAGATTCGGACAGTTTATTAATGATAAGCTAATTGAAGAAAAAATAGCTGCATCTTTTACAGAGATTGCAGGTGAAACTCGAAATTCAATTGCTTTGCTGCATGATGGCGGTAAGCAAACTGAAGTTTTAGAAAGAGGACCACAAATTGCTTTACGTGAGCGGCAGAACTTTTTGAGTGATTTCAAAGAATTATTGAATAAAGTTGATTTAGTGACAATTTCTGGTAGTTTGCCACAAGGACTTGAAGAAGATTTTTATTCTCATTTGATTGAAATTGCAGCGGAAAATAATGTTGCAGTATTGTTGGATACCTCGGGGCGTTCTTTAAAAAATGCTCTTGGGAGTACTTGCCAGCCGCTGCTGATAAAACCTAATGCAGCTGAACTGGGGGACTTAGTTAATCAAAAGATATCAGATAATGATATAACTGAAGTTGTCGCCGCACTTAAAGACCCACTTTTGGCAAAGCTTAAATGGATTTCAACATCGTTAGGAAGTAATGGGGCGGTGGTTAAATTTGAAAACAAACTTTATCGGGCTGAAATTCCTCGAGTAGCGGCAATTAGCCCAGTTGGTTCGGGTGATGCGTCACTCGCTGGTTTGGCGATTGGTATTAGTTTAGGCAAAACACCAATTGATACAATCAAAACCTCAATGACACTGGGAATTTTGAATGCTTTAGAAGCGGCAACTGGCTGGGTTAATCCTAGCAAATTTACTGAGTATTTTGAACAGGTTAAGGTCACAGAAATTAGATAAACTAATAAAAACGCTATCAGTTATTATTGATAACGTTTTTTTATACATATTTTATAATTAAAGCAGGTGATGATCTTTTTTTGTTCGAACAACATAAGAATCCATTAATATTCTGGTCATTATCTGTAAGGGTAGTCTTGATTGAACCTCGTAATCAGGAAAGTAGGTTGTTTCAGATTTAAACCCTAAAAACAATAAATCAGAAAGACCAGCTAGAGGAGAATACGAATTAGTTGTAAAAACTATTTTTGTAATTTCTTTTTTTTCTAATGACTTGGCAGCATTTACAAGTTCTTTAGTTTGACCATTCAATGAGATGAAAATCACTACACAATTGTACTTAATTTGTTTTGCGACCGTTTTAATTATGTTTGGATCAGTTTGAAGCTCGGCATATTTTCCGACTAACTGTAATTTCATTTGTAATTCTCTTCCAATGGGTTCAGAAAGACCACGTGCAAAGATATACACCATTTTAGAGTTTTGAATTTGTCTGATTGTATCTTCGACTATTCCAATTTCTAAATTTCTTAGCGTATTATTTAATTCAATTTCGTTTTTAAGAATAACGGATTTTATTTCATTATCTGCTTGAGATAAAATTTGATATTTTGGACCGTTTTTTTCTTGACTAAGAATTTGATGTCGAAAAGCGGTATATCCAGAGTATCCTTTTTTTTTCATCGTCCTAACAATTGTAGCTGTAGAAACATTAGCGTATTCACTAAGTTTTACAATTGAGAGTTCACTAATCTCATCAATATGATTTTGAATAAAAGACCAAAGATATTCCTCAGCATTGCTTAATTTCTTCTCCATAGCTAATCCTTTCATGTAAATTGTAAAGTATTTTCGGATTTTACCAAATTATAGTATATAAAAGAAAACATTTTCAAAATATACTATTTAAAATAGAAAATGTAAGGAGTAGATAAATAGAGAAAGGAGAGATTTGAATGATTTATACTATTACTCTTAATCCAGCAATTGATCTTTTTATTGACACCAAAAAGCTGGCAGCAAATAGTGTCAATCGAACTAACGGATATGATCTACAAGCTAATGGAAAAGGAATCAATGTTTCTTTTATTCTAAATAAAATTGGGATTCCAACTACAGCTACAGGAATAGGAGGCGGTTTTACTCTTGAATATATTAAGAATAAACTTCAACTTAATCATATACCATATTATTTTACCAAAAGTCAAGGACTAACTAGAATTAATGTTTTTACCAGAGTCAAAAGTGAAAACAAGGAATATAAATTAGTTAATCCTGGACCAGAAGTAACTTTAGCTGAACAAAAAAAGTTGTTAACTTATTTCAAAGAAAAATTAAAAAAGGACGATCTGATTTGTATTTCAGGTAGTTTCTCTACTGGAATTTCTCCTGACATTTTACAAGACTTTGCTAAATTAGCTGAACAGAAGCAAACAAAATTGGTCATTGATACTAGTTATCAACAAGTTATGGATATTTTACCTTATCATCCGTGGATCATTAAGCCAAATGAAGATGAAATCAAAAAATGGTTTAGTCTGACAGGTCAGGTTGATCAGAAACAATTAGTGAAATTAGGCAAACGGTTAGTTACTAAGGGAGCTCAAATGGTACTGATTTCTTTAGGGTCAAAAGGAGCTTTGTTAATAACCTCAAGTAAAGTTTTTTATGGAAACGCTCCTAAGATTCAAGAGCTGAATACAGCTTGTGCAGGAGATTCAATGCTGGGAGCGTTTATTGGAAATTTAATTAATCAGAAAGGTTTGGAAACAGCGTTAAAAAAGGCGATTGCAGCTGGTAGTGATGCTGCTAGACAAGAGTGGATCACTAATTTTATAACTGCTAAAGAATTGGAAAACAGATAAAAATCGAATCAAATAATATCTAATTTTTTAAAAGGAGGTTTTAAAAATGGCTAAGTACAAAATTATTGGGGCTACAGGCTGTGCAACTGGAATTGCCCACACTTATATGGCTCAAGAAGCACTGGAACAAGCAGCAAAGAAAATGGGAATGACAATCAAAATCGAAACTCATGGGCAAACAGGGATTGAACATACATTAACTTCAGATGAAATTGCCGCTGCTGATGCAGTAGTTGTCGCTTCTGATATTAATGTTGATGCAGATAGATTTGCTGGTAAGAAAGTGATTATTGTCCCAGTTGCTCGGGCAATACGTGAACCAGATAAATTGATTGAAAAAGCTTTATCAGCAGAAACACCAATTTACAAAGCAAATAAATCTAGTAGTAGAAAACCACATAACTCAGATAGTTCTGCAACAAATGAGAGTGTAGTTACTAAAATCTATACATCATTAATGAATGGTGTTTCGCATATGCTACCACTGGTTGTAGCAGGAGGAGTTTTGATTGCTGTTTCATTTTTCTGGGGAATTTATTCAGCGGATCCTAAATCTTCTCAATATAATCAATTTGCCTATATTTTAAATACAATCGGTAGCACAACAATGAATTTAATGGTACCAGTTTTATGTGCCTATATTGCAGAAGCTATTAGTAAGCGTTCAGGTTTAATCGTAGGTTTCGCAACCGGGATGATTGCTTACAATTACGGTACCGGGTTCATTGGTGCAATTGTTGGTGGCTATTTAGCAGGATATATTGTTATTTTATTACAAAAACTCCTAAAGCCAATTCCAGACAAAGAATTCCGTGGCTTAAAAGCAATTTTTCTTTACCCCGTTCTAGGTGTTTTTATTTCCGG harbors:
- a CDS encoding aldose 1-epimerase family protein, producing MTKLGDGKMITIENQYFQAEIDLHGAQLTHLYHKKADFDYLWNNSAWNKHAPLLFPAIGRSNQEQYLLNHHPYPMPQHGFIADQDFQVISQTKSKVSLQTEATAATKKFFPFDFVLEVTFGLTSVGLKSFFTVINNSKKVMPFSLGSHPAFNVPIISKTEFSDYYLEFAGDFELPLKAFEIIKAPAPYRTGKIETFANQKRVPLTHDLFSKGLRIIANQQVKQVKLASDKTEHQIIVKLDDFPNVCLWTKEDKNLSFLCIEPFSGLPDILGEPVDWYTKEANLQLKPAKSKQLQYELLLK
- the pfkB gene encoding 1-phosphofructokinase — encoded protein: MIYTITLNPAIDLFIDTKKLAANSVNRTNGYDLQANGKGINVSFILNKIGIPTTATGIGGGFTLEYIKNKLQLNHIPYYFTKSQGLTRINVFTRVKSENKEYKLVNPGPEVTLAEQKKLLTYFKEKLKKDDLICISGSFSTGISPDILQDFAKLAEQKQTKLVIDTSYQQVMDILPYHPWIIKPNEDEIKKWFSLTGQVDQKQLVKLGKRLVTKGAQMVLISLGSKGALLITSSKVFYGNAPKIQELNTACAGDSMLGAFIGNLINQKGLETALKKAIAAGSDAARQEWITNFITAKELENR
- a CDS encoding DUF4867 family protein, which encodes MTDANTLNKLQQKNSEYHIEQINQANFKVYGNVLSDYDLTEVKSFFAENVSYGENGNSYNPSNQELERISVIQKIGNDIFAGMNFSAGECTGQAQSFSAVEYHQGSEVNIMLTDVVMVLGKRSQIQNGLFNAATEARIFFIPAGTIIEMYSDTLHYSPIKVESSGFKAVVMVLQGTNQPLPAGFKSTNPWIVKKNKFQAAHATRKDKLAAGSVEGVSGKLIKLEQI
- the lacD gene encoding tagatose-bisphosphate aldolase — its product is MDALLIVNEEKKKYLKNLSNESGVIAALAIDQRGSLKKMLAQAAGKPSNETDIVEFKKLISSELTPYASAILLDPEYGLPAADKRAANAGLLIAYEKTGYDTTEPGRMPDLLADWSALKLKEAGADAIKFMLYYDVDEPEEINRKKQAFVERVGAESAAAGLPFFLELMSYDAKIADTKSKEYAAVKPHKVNAMIKEFAKDRYLVDVLKVEVPVNMAYVAGYSGENEAVYSKEEAAEYFKEQTKATNNVPFIFLSAGVSAELFQETLKFAAAAGSSFNGVLCGRATWRGAIEPFAKEGKEAGKQWLDDQGRKNIEELNDVLKTTANSLFEKLD
- a CDS encoding hexose kinase — protein: MILTVTMNPSIDMAYDLSQLKLDQVNRAANVQKTAGGKGLNVTRVINQMGQPVIATGLLGGRFGQFINDKLIEEKIAASFTEIAGETRNSIALLHDGGKQTEVLERGPQIALRERQNFLSDFKELLNKVDLVTISGSLPQGLEEDFYSHLIEIAAENNVAVLLDTSGRSLKNALGSTCQPLLIKPNAAELGDLVNQKISDNDITEVVAALKDPLLAKLKWISTSLGSNGAVVKFENKLYRAEIPRVAAISPVGSGDASLAGLAIGISLGKTPIDTIKTSMTLGILNALEAATGWVNPSKFTEYFEQVKVTEIR
- a CDS encoding MurR/RpiR family transcriptional regulator, whose translation is MEKKLSNAEEYLWSFIQNHIDEISELSIVKLSEYANVSTATIVRTMKKKGYSGYTAFRHQILSQEKNGPKYQILSQADNEIKSVILKNEIELNNTLRNLEIGIVEDTIRQIQNSKMVYIFARGLSEPIGRELQMKLQLVGKYAELQTDPNIIKTVAKQIKYNCVVIFISLNGQTKELVNAAKSLEKKEITKIVFTTNSYSPLAGLSDLLFLGFKSETTYFPDYEVQSRLPLQIMTRILMDSYVVRTKKDHHLL